AACGCTGCCTCAACGTCGCCATTCATATCCTCCGAAGCCATATGCCATCTCTCCAGCGTTGATCGTTTTTTTGAGTATGCTTCGCAACTCAATTGAATACGCGTTGTTCGCAGCCTGTCGAGGAGAAGAGACTCCTTGACACGCGCATGGCTGTCACTCCGATGACTTTCCTGCCTTTTGTGTTCAGAGATGTCGCGTCGAACATTCACGAACAGGGTACTCAGTCGCTGATCCGGACCAGGGATTCGGTGTTGACGAGATCCTGAAGCATGTCGCCGCCCAGAGCCGCTTTCTCCAGGGCCGGTTTGTCGGTCAGAGCCAGGAAGCCTGCATCCAGACCGCAGCCCGGTGGCAATTCGGTGTCTCCTCGGTGGTCGAGCACGCGGGCAATGAAATCCGCAACATGAATGACGGCAACGTAGGAGTTGGCCTCGTCGTCCAGCACCTGCACGGCGGAGCCGCCGGAATGATGGTGCAGCACCACTGTCGCCATGAGTTCGGGTAACTGCCAGTCCTCCATGGCCATCATGCCCAGCAGGCAATGGTCGATGCCCAGCAGCTTACGCTCCACATCTACGGACGTTTCGCAGTCCTCGCTCGCGCGCACCACCGGCTCCCAGGCCATGACACGCTGGATGCGCTTGTGCCCGTCCTCCGGCATGGGCATCTGGCACAGAATGAACTTGCCGATGTCGTGCATCAGCCCGAGGGTGAAAGCCGTCTCGGAGGATGTCTTCTTGAACGCCGCGGAAACATGGCTGGCCGTCACGGCCGTGAGCATGGCGTGCTTCCAGAGTCCGTGTCGTGATGCAGCACTGGACTCGCTGGGGTCGAGCATCCGGAAGTGTTCTCTAAAATACAGTGTTTTCAGGTTGTTGAACCCGAGAATCCGCGCCGCGTGCTGTACCGAGGTCACGTCCTCGCCGTATCCGAAATACGCCGAGTTTGCTGCACGCAGCACCTTGGAGGAAAGAACCACATCTTTGGATACCGCGTTGGCAAGTTGTTCCAGGCTCGCGTACGGGTCGTTGAACTCCTGAAACCTGGCAAATGTTTCACCCACGCGATCCATGCCCTTGAGGGTGAGCAAGGCGCGGTGCAGCATGCGAGGCGCTGCTTCCGTGCTCTCCATGGGTGGGTTTCCGGGCGGTGAAGGACCGTTGAGCAGCACACTCAGCGCTTCGATGAGAAACGCCGACTCCGGATCATGGTCCGGCATCCGGTACGTTTCCTGCTTTTTGTTGGATGATTCCCTGCGCGCGAGTACAGGCCGGACCGATGCGGTGGAAATCCTTTCTCCGGAAAACTGTCCCGCTAGGCTGCGCCGTCTGCGTATGAGCACGAGAACAGTTATAAACGCGACAATGAGACCGATGCCCGTCAAAACGCCCCCCAACGACATGGCCGCTGCCTCCCCCTGATGACTGTGGAAATCGATTCTGAACCAGATATCCGATTACAGCATTAAGGTAAAGTTCGGGGATAGTGCTCATGTATTGACTGCGTTACCTTGGGGCATAACCAGCAAAGGATTCCTCATGAAAAATAGAATATTCTTGGCACTTATCTCCATCTGTGCGGCTCTCAGCCTTTCCACCGGCTGCGACACGAACAGGAACGTCGGAAAGAATCCCGATGCAACCGGGCTACTGGGGGAAGAAAATGCTGCCGTCATGCCGGGCGAAAAAGGCCCCCTGCTCCCGCCGGAGTATATTGCCGATGAGTTTCCCAACAAGATCGTCTACTCGACCAGGCATGACGTGGACATCGCGGCGCTGCGCGAAGATTGCCGCATCCGCGGCGGGGCCTTCAACGAATGCGGCTCTCCATGCGCCGACGGTGCGATATGCATTAAAATGTGCGCCTTCACATGCGAGTTTCGCTAGCAGGTAATCGATTAACATCCGAATGAAAGGCGCGGAGAAAAATGATCAAACTCGAACCATGTTTTCAGCTAATAACAATTTGACCTTTTCAGAATAGCACGACAGCCGGAGGGCCTTCTACAGCCTTCGTGGATGACAAATCTGGGGCCAACTGGCGCAGCCAGAGGCTACGGAGCGATGAATGTCGTGCGGTCAAGGCCTGTGTTGCCGTCATTCGGATCATATGCATAGACCGCGATTTCATACGCGCCGGATTCGGTTGGAGCGTATGCTCCGCGGAACAGGCTCGGCTCTCCGGCGTATTCCAGCGGCACGGTCTCGACCAACTCGCCGTCTTTTGTGATGCGCGCTGCAATCTCAATGGTATCAGCATCCCACAAGCCTCCAGGGGTAAGCGGGCAGCCGCAGTTCATGATCACGTTGGCGATGATGTCGACATCTCCTTCGGCCACACGCTCCGCTGCCCGCGGTTCCAGGATATCCACCGCCAGACCAGGAAGGACGAGCAACCAGGCGTTGCCTCCGGCCGCATGCTTCCCAGGCACGACCCACCGCGTGGCCGAGGCCTCGTTTCCGGCTTGAGGCTGAGCCCTCGGGCCGCGGGCCGTCAAACGAATCCGCACCGGCTCGTCGAGATCGAGCGTGGCAGCGAAGCGTGCAGCCTCCGGAGTTGTGATGACTGCATTTGTCGTATGCTCCTCACGCATGATGCGCTCGGTATCGCCAGTGTCGCCCGTGGTAACGCCTTTTGCCAGAATCTCTCCGGTATCCGCGTTGCGCAGCACGACCTCGACTCCGGACATGCTCGAGCCGATGAATTTTGATCCCTGTGCGCGTACGTGGACCACGATTTCTGTGGACTCGGCATGCGCCGTGGTGATTGCCAGAACGACAAATAGAACAGCCAAAAAGAAACGGTCCATTACGAGGCTCCTGAGAAAGGTTGTTCGTGAACGAAGACTCTTGCCCCCTCGCAGGCAACTTTTCGACGCTCCCTCTGCATAGCAGGCTGTCGTAAAATATTCGAGTGCGCGTCGTGAAAAATCAAAGCCGAAGCGTACGTTCATCTTCATTATTAAGGCAATGCAGCACGCCGGACGTTTTTTGGACAGCCTGACAGGGCATCTGCCGGGTATTCCAAGCGCCATTACGTCTCATTTGTGTTCCATCCACCGATGATCTCGGTTATGGTGCGTGATAACCGTAAAAAAAAATATTTCCACCATGTACCACAAACTCTGTGTAAGGATGAAGCATACCACACGACCGAGCATATACCGGCAATGCTCCACATCGATCAGGACGAGCCAGGACGTCATGGACCAAATCCATTGCGTCGGGGTGAATTTCACCACCACATCAATCATCAGGAGGACATCCCCATGATCGTTAACCGCTTGATTAAGCCGCTGTGCATGGCAGCTCTGCTGGTTTGCACGATCGGCGCGTTGTCTGCTTCCGCCTACGAGGTCCCCATGGCAACGGGACACGACTGGGTTGCGTCGACAGATCGCGAAAAGGGAGCATTTCTGCTCGGCATAGCCACCATCATCGAGGTGGAGCAAGCGGTCCAGGGTACGGATCCCGAGTTCGCCGAGCACACGTTGATAGACACATGGACCAAGGGGCTGTCGCCTTTTACGCTCACAGAACTGCGCGAGCAGATCGACGCGTATTATGAGGGCAACCCCGACAATCTCGAAACACCTGTGATAGAAGTTCTGTGGCGGGAAATTGCGTTGCAGAATGCATACGAATAGGAGAAACCACCATGCGGAAAACATTCATCGTGCCACTCGTTCTTGCCCTGTTCCTGGCTGTTTCCGCCTGCACCAGCATGACGCCCACCCAACAGGGCGCTGCGAGCGGCGGCCTGCTCGGTGCTGGAGCAGGCGCCGGCATCTCGGCCCTGTCCGGAGGCAATGCCGGAGTGGGAGCGCTCATCGGCGGCGCCGCCGGCGCCATAGCCGGCGGCCTCATCGGCCACGAACAAGAACGCAGGCAACGCTCATACTGAGCGGCATTCACGCTTCTACACGCACGACCGGCGGCGCGTTATTGGCAACGCCCGCCGGTTTTCCTTTGTTTTTCGAGCAGATATTACCTGGAGCACAACGTTATTAGTACATCTGCGCAGCCTCGCCCGGGACGTGGACGCCCGCATGCCCGACGAAAGAATATTCAAGAAGGCTCTGGGGTATTCGTGTCCGACAGCATGCGCCCTACCCTCTGGTGTCGCGCCCCACGGCCTTGTGAATACGCTTTCCGACAGGTCCCAGCAGG
This DNA window, taken from Oceanidesulfovibrio indonesiensis, encodes the following:
- a CDS encoding HDOD domain-containing protein, producing the protein MPDHDPESAFLIEALSVLLNGPSPPGNPPMESTEAAPRMLHRALLTLKGMDRVGETFARFQEFNDPYASLEQLANAVSKDVVLSSKVLRAANSAYFGYGEDVTSVQHAARILGFNNLKTLYFREHFRMLDPSESSAASRHGLWKHAMLTAVTASHVSAAFKKTSSETAFTLGLMHDIGKFILCQMPMPEDGHKRIQRVMAWEPVVRASEDCETSVDVERKLLGIDHCLLGMMAMEDWQLPELMATVVLHHHSGGSAVQVLDDEANSYVAVIHVADFIARVLDHRGDTELPPGCGLDAGFLALTDKPALEKAALGGDMLQDLVNTESLVRISD
- a CDS encoding glycine zipper domain-containing protein, whose protein sequence is MRKTFIVPLVLALFLAVSACTSMTPTQQGAASGGLLGAGAGAGISALSGGNAGVGALIGGAAGAIAGGLIGHEQERRQRSY